A portion of the Streptomyces sp. NBC_01335 genome contains these proteins:
- the mnhG gene encoding monovalent cation/H(+) antiporter subunit G: MTIWLTVVDTAGAVAILLGAATCLLGTFGMLRLPDVLSRSHAATKPQTLGILLVLVGVAMRLRGGMDLATLALILFFQMMTGPVAAHLVARSAYRTGQIDHDDLLFDDLDTQLTEER; encoded by the coding sequence GTGACCATCTGGCTCACCGTCGTCGACACCGCCGGCGCCGTCGCCATCCTGCTCGGCGCGGCGACCTGCCTGCTCGGTACCTTCGGCATGCTCCGGCTGCCCGACGTGCTCTCCCGCAGCCACGCGGCGACCAAGCCGCAGACCCTCGGCATCCTGCTGGTGCTCGTCGGGGTGGCGATGCGGCTGCGCGGTGGGATGGACCTCGCGACCCTCGCCCTGATCCTCTTCTTCCAGATGATGACCGGTCCGGTGGCCGCGCATCTGGTCGCCCGGTCCGCGTACCGGACCGGCCAGATCGACCACGACGACCTGCTCTTCGACGACCTGGACACCCAACTCACCGAGGAACGCTGA
- a CDS encoding CDP-alcohol phosphatidyltransferase family protein gives MGSTGTVLRELRGAQKTAKGVSLYSRYVNRPAGRVLAAAAFRVGLTPNQVTLVSAVFTFASLAALALAAPSWALGGLVWAGLVVGFAFDSADGQLARLTGRGGPDGEWLDHVVDCAKMILVHTAVLISLYRSDVYSVGERRSDTWLLLPLGFLFVAVLTFCAGLLREQLGKAAQRGGAGAAAPAGPVSPVRAVALLPADYGVFCLVFLLLGEPAAFLAGYAVLAVVHALFLVAFLAKWFRELRALRAA, from the coding sequence ATGGGAAGCACGGGTACGGTGCTGCGCGAGTTGCGCGGGGCACAGAAGACCGCCAAGGGTGTCTCGCTCTACTCGCGGTATGTGAACAGGCCCGCCGGACGGGTGCTCGCGGCGGCGGCCTTCCGGGTGGGGCTCACACCCAACCAGGTCACCCTGGTGAGCGCCGTGTTCACCTTCGCCTCCCTCGCGGCCCTCGCGCTGGCGGCGCCCTCCTGGGCGCTCGGGGGGCTCGTCTGGGCCGGGCTGGTGGTGGGCTTCGCCTTCGACTCCGCCGACGGCCAGCTCGCCCGGCTCACCGGGCGCGGCGGCCCGGACGGGGAGTGGCTCGACCACGTGGTGGACTGCGCCAAGATGATCCTGGTCCACACGGCCGTACTGATCTCCCTCTACCGCTCCGACGTCTACAGCGTCGGTGAACGGCGCAGTGATACATGGCTGTTGCTGCCGTTGGGCTTCCTCTTCGTCGCCGTCCTCACCTTCTGCGCCGGACTCCTGCGCGAGCAGCTGGGCAAGGCCGCGCAGCGCGGGGGCGCCGGGGCCGCCGCCCCCGCCGGGCCGGTCTCCCCGGTCCGCGCCGTCGCACTGCTCCCCGCCGACTACGGGGTCTTCTGCCTGGTCTTCCTGCTGCTCGGCGAGCCCGCGGCCTTCCTGGCGGGGTACGCGGTGCTCGCCGTCGTGCACGCGCTGTTCCTGGTGGCGTTCCTGGCCAAGTGGTTCAGGGAGCTGAGAGCGCTCCGGGCCGCGTGA
- a CDS encoding adenylyltransferase/cytidyltransferase family protein, whose protein sequence is MVQHRVGYAPGVYDLFHVGHLNILRHARSQCDYLVAGVVSDEMAELAKGHRPVIPLPERLEIVRSIRHVDAAFVETVPEKIDTWQQVRFDVIFKGDDWRGTEKGKKLERDFAEVGVEVVYFPYTVHTSSTQLRKALDVLVTRPGALSAP, encoded by the coding sequence ATGGTGCAGCACAGGGTGGGTTACGCGCCGGGCGTGTACGACCTGTTCCACGTGGGTCACCTCAACATCCTTCGTCATGCCCGCAGTCAGTGCGACTACCTGGTCGCCGGGGTCGTCTCCGACGAGATGGCCGAGCTCGCCAAGGGCCACCGGCCGGTGATCCCGCTGCCGGAGCGGCTGGAGATCGTCCGCAGCATCCGCCATGTGGACGCCGCTTTCGTGGAGACCGTGCCGGAGAAGATCGACACCTGGCAGCAGGTCCGCTTCGACGTGATCTTCAAGGGCGACGACTGGCGGGGTACGGAGAAGGGGAAGAAGCTCGAACGCGACTTCGCCGAAGTCGGCGTGGAGGTCGTCTACTTCCCGTACACCGTGCACACGTCCAGCACCCAACTGCGCAAGGCGCTGGACGTGCTCGTCACGCGGCCCGGAGCGCTCTCAGCTCCCTGA
- a CDS encoding glycosyltransferase — MSAAAPRTPLHDRRILVVSTNYAPELTGIGPYATQLAEHWAATAARADVLTGMPHYPSWRTDAEYRGVWRTTERREGVHVHRRRHYVPSRQTALRRGLFELTVLGHGLLAPPPGRPDAVVAQMPSLAGGVVGARIARRHGVPYIPVVQDLMGAAAAQSGIRGGGRAASAAAAAERYALRDAALVGVIHESFVPGVRALGVDPARIRTVPNWTHVQGPTADRAATRARLGWHPDSPVLLHSGNMGLKQGLDVLVDLARLAPDVRVVLMGDGNQREALRARAAQLANLDFLPPAAAEDFTDVLAAADVLAVTQRASVLDMSVPSKLTSYFVSGRPVVASVADGGGTAEEVRRSGAGVLVRPEDPAALLAAVRELAADHAEAGRLGARGATYVAQHLSREAGLARFDALLAEALGNAQGSTRR, encoded by the coding sequence ATGTCCGCTGCCGCACCACGCACGCCGCTGCACGACCGCAGAATCCTGGTGGTCTCGACCAACTACGCGCCGGAGCTGACCGGCATCGGCCCGTACGCCACCCAGCTCGCCGAACACTGGGCGGCCACGGCCGCGCGCGCCGACGTGCTCACCGGGATGCCGCACTACCCGTCCTGGCGGACCGACGCGGAGTACCGGGGTGTCTGGCGCACCACGGAGAGGCGCGAGGGGGTCCACGTCCACCGCCGGCGCCACTACGTACCGTCCCGGCAGACCGCGCTGCGCCGGGGCCTCTTCGAACTGACCGTCCTCGGCCACGGACTGCTCGCCCCGCCGCCCGGCCGCCCGGACGCCGTCGTCGCCCAGATGCCGAGCCTCGCGGGCGGCGTCGTCGGCGCCCGGATCGCCCGCCGCCACGGCGTCCCGTACATCCCCGTCGTCCAGGACCTGATGGGCGCCGCCGCCGCCCAGAGCGGCATCCGGGGCGGCGGCAGGGCGGCGTCCGCCGCGGCGGCGGCCGAGCGGTACGCGCTGCGCGACGCGGCGCTGGTCGGCGTCATCCACGAGAGCTTCGTACCCGGCGTGAGGGCGCTCGGCGTCGACCCCGCCCGCATCCGTACCGTCCCCAACTGGACACATGTCCAAGGCCCCACGGCCGACCGGGCGGCCACCCGCGCCCGCCTCGGCTGGCACCCGGACTCCCCGGTGCTGCTCCACTCGGGAAACATGGGGCTCAAACAGGGACTCGACGTGCTCGTCGACCTCGCCCGGCTGGCACCCGACGTCCGGGTCGTCCTGATGGGCGACGGCAACCAGCGCGAGGCACTGCGCGCACGGGCGGCCCAGCTGGCCAACCTCGACTTCCTGCCGCCCGCCGCGGCCGAGGACTTCACCGACGTCCTCGCCGCCGCCGACGTCCTCGCCGTCACCCAGCGCGCCTCCGTCCTCGACATGTCCGTCCCCTCCAAGCTCACCTCCTACTTCGTCTCCGGGCGGCCCGTCGTCGCCTCGGTGGCCGACGGCGGCGGCACCGCCGAGGAGGTCCGCCGCTCCGGCGCCGGCGTGCTGGTGCGGCCCGAGGACCCTGCCGCCCTGCTCGCCGCCGTACGCGAGCTGGCCGCCGACCACGCGGAGGCCGGCCGGCTCGGCGCACGCGGAGCCACCTACGTCGCACAGCACCTGAGCCGCGAGGCGGGGCTCGCCCGTTTCGACGCCCTGCTCGCCGAGGCACTCGGGAACGCACAAGGGAGCACACGCCGATGA
- a CDS encoding lipopolysaccharide biosynthesis protein, whose amino-acid sequence MTHPIRPLDDQDEPALLRDQFRQLLRYRSLLATGVLLGLLGGGYLAVAGDETWSATGEVLVRSATADPFATGASADKGINIGSERQTAVSDTVGTLASRTLAAKGDKVSSRDLLAGLQVTNPPNTLTLRFAYTGATPQQARDRAEALATAYLANRKQLTEDSIENMANGYRAQLKPLEEKRDQLEEQIGSSTADDITSARASLIVSISELSQKISELKALDATPGYLNKKPVTPTAPTGAGLPLLLGLGGVVGLALGLLLSWVRLVFDPTVRSTHELVRSLGAPLLGTLPRERAAGTALLAIGRGGSRLAEEYRAVAFRLAYDPAFADNRRLLVTAPRGDNSAATAAAANVAAAFAEMGRDVLLVEADLRTPSLARDLGPAVSEPRPRWASDDKRGWPAGSRTNVDVPGSGAFALVAGAQVDNVPRALTSAPVGRIVAEADAPGAVVIVLAPPVLSYADAVALVDRVGGVMIVCDPREVHRSDLERIREVVGAAGGHLLGVLLHPGRTRRARKEHRKHQKSAGRRGGGGGQGPEPEEAERPEITGDPAETMGLRTFTVPPARR is encoded by the coding sequence ATGACCCATCCGATCCGACCCCTGGACGACCAGGACGAGCCGGCGCTCCTGCGCGACCAGTTCCGCCAACTCCTGCGCTACCGGAGCCTGCTCGCCACCGGGGTGCTCCTCGGGCTCCTCGGCGGCGGCTACCTCGCCGTCGCGGGCGACGAGACCTGGTCGGCCACCGGCGAGGTGCTGGTCCGCTCCGCGACCGCCGACCCCTTCGCCACCGGAGCCTCCGCCGACAAGGGCATCAACATCGGCTCCGAACGCCAGACCGCCGTCAGCGACACCGTCGGCACCCTCGCCTCGCGCACCCTGGCCGCCAAGGGCGACAAGGTCTCCTCCCGCGACCTGCTCGCCGGGCTCCAGGTCACCAACCCGCCGAACACCCTCACCCTCCGGTTCGCCTACACCGGTGCCACCCCGCAGCAGGCGCGGGACCGCGCCGAGGCCCTCGCCACCGCCTACCTCGCCAACCGGAAGCAGCTCACCGAGGACAGCATCGAGAACATGGCGAACGGCTACCGCGCCCAGCTCAAACCGCTGGAGGAGAAGCGCGACCAGCTGGAGGAGCAGATCGGCTCCTCCACCGCCGACGACATCACCAGCGCCCGCGCGAGCCTCATCGTCTCCATCTCCGAACTCAGCCAGAAAATATCCGAGTTGAAGGCGCTGGACGCAACCCCCGGCTACCTCAACAAGAAGCCGGTGACGCCCACCGCACCCACCGGCGCGGGTCTGCCTCTCCTCCTCGGCCTCGGCGGAGTCGTCGGCCTCGCCCTCGGACTGCTGCTCTCCTGGGTGCGCCTGGTCTTCGACCCGACCGTACGCTCCACCCACGAGCTGGTCCGCTCGCTCGGCGCCCCCCTGCTCGGCACCCTCCCCAGGGAGCGCGCCGCCGGCACGGCCCTGCTCGCCATCGGACGCGGCGGCAGCAGACTCGCCGAGGAGTACCGCGCGGTGGCCTTCCGGCTCGCCTACGACCCCGCCTTCGCCGACAACCGCCGGCTGCTGGTCACCGCCCCGCGCGGGGACAACTCGGCCGCCACCGCGGCGGCGGCCAACGTCGCCGCGGCCTTCGCCGAGATGGGCCGCGACGTCCTCCTCGTCGAGGCGGACCTGCGGACCCCCTCCCTCGCCCGCGACCTGGGCCCGGCGGTCAGCGAACCCCGGCCCCGGTGGGCCTCGGACGACAAGCGCGGCTGGCCGGCCGGCAGCCGTACCAACGTCGACGTGCCCGGCTCCGGCGCCTTCGCCCTGGTGGCGGGCGCCCAGGTGGACAACGTCCCCCGCGCCCTCACCTCGGCCCCGGTCGGACGGATCGTCGCCGAGGCGGACGCGCCCGGAGCCGTCGTCATCGTGCTGGCCCCGCCCGTCCTCTCGTACGCCGACGCCGTCGCCCTCGTGGACCGGGTGGGCGGCGTCATGATCGTCTGCGACCCGCGCGAGGTGCACCGCAGCGACCTGGAACGCATCCGCGAGGTCGTCGGCGCGGCCGGCGGCCACCTGCTCGGGGTGCTCCTGCACCCCGGACGCACCCGGCGGGCCCGCAAGGAGCACAGGAAGCACCAGAAGTCCGCCGGACGGCGGGGCGGCGGTGGCGGACAGGGGCCCGAACCCGAGGAGGCCGAACGGCCGGAGATCACCGGCGACCCGGCGGAGACGATGGGGCTGCGCACCTTCACCGTGCCGCCCGCCCGCCGGTGA
- a CDS encoding glycosyltransferase: protein MKILHVVTLHTPDHAFGGPTRVALNLSKVQRAAGDDARVMALGDGFGPGELPREVEGVPALLHRARHVLPMFEVSGITSLALLRAARRAMRDADLVHVHLMRDLVTLPVALLALATRTPLVVQTHGMIDPTEKPVAKLTDLLGVRKVLREADAVLHLTETERLDVNAVAAPVALTRTVRLVNGVRPQERKPAREPGRPPTILFLARVQERKRPEDFVAAMPAVLAQHPDARFVLAGPDTGALAGTLALAERLGVTGSLDHVGPLGHEEVLAAGREADVYVLPSIEEPLGVSVLEAMSVGTPVVITRTCGLGPDVAKAGAGRVIDSRVGEDAANAAKVAEAVLELLEPEAAAEAGKAAWGLVNADFTIDVVTATLRRTYEDVVGRRRRRG, encoded by the coding sequence GTGAAAATCCTGCACGTCGTCACGCTGCACACCCCGGACCACGCGTTCGGCGGGCCCACCCGAGTGGCGCTCAATCTCTCCAAGGTCCAGCGGGCGGCCGGTGACGACGCCCGTGTCATGGCCCTGGGCGACGGCTTCGGACCCGGCGAACTACCCAGGGAAGTAGAGGGAGTTCCGGCCCTCCTCCACCGCGCCCGGCACGTGCTGCCGATGTTCGAGGTCAGCGGGATCACCTCCCTCGCCCTGCTGCGCGCCGCCCGCCGCGCCATGCGCGACGCGGACCTCGTCCACGTACATCTCATGCGCGACCTGGTGACCCTGCCCGTCGCCCTCCTCGCGCTCGCGACCCGTACCCCGCTGGTCGTGCAGACCCACGGCATGATCGACCCCACCGAGAAGCCGGTGGCGAAACTGACCGACCTGCTCGGCGTACGGAAGGTGCTCCGCGAGGCCGACGCCGTCCTGCACCTCACCGAGACGGAACGCCTCGACGTCAACGCGGTGGCCGCGCCGGTCGCCCTCACCCGCACGGTCCGGCTGGTGAACGGGGTACGCCCCCAGGAGCGCAAACCGGCCCGCGAGCCAGGCCGGCCGCCCACGATCCTCTTCCTCGCCCGCGTCCAGGAACGCAAGCGCCCCGAGGACTTCGTCGCGGCGATGCCCGCCGTTCTCGCCCAACACCCCGACGCGCGGTTCGTGTTGGCGGGCCCTGACACCGGGGCCCTGGCGGGCACCCTGGCGCTGGCGGAGAGGCTCGGCGTCACCGGCTCCCTCGACCACGTGGGCCCGCTCGGCCACGAGGAGGTCCTGGCGGCGGGACGCGAGGCCGACGTCTACGTGCTCCCGTCGATCGAGGAGCCCCTCGGGGTCTCGGTCCTGGAGGCGATGTCGGTCGGCACCCCGGTCGTCATCACCCGCACCTGCGGTCTGGGCCCGGACGTGGCCAAGGCCGGGGCGGGCCGGGTGATCGACAGCCGGGTCGGCGAGGACGCGGCCAACGCCGCCAAGGTCGCCGAGGCCGTCCTCGAACTCCTGGAGCCGGAGGCCGCCGCCGAGGCCGGCAAGGCCGCCTGGGGCCTGGTCAACGCCGACTTCACCATCGACGTGGTCACCGCCACCCTGCGCCGGACCTACGAGGACGTGGTCGGGCGCAGGCGACGGCGGGGGTGA
- a CDS encoding ATP-binding protein: METTPVPWRNTTHDWAGTVDHAHLAEVRSDPAVFAPGGSGHLILEVIAYAADEAEDRGSGRCTVTLHPDGSVSVADDGRGTDTRLDARGRPVKKPVMATKDLRFFDRPGAQTLPDGHPRRGMSVVAALSEWLVHTNRRADGAWTQRYERGVPVTDLTAVTDRGTTGSTGSTGTTVRFRPCAELRTASLSPEAFERPWPRLTVEVRDLRTG, encoded by the coding sequence ATGGAAACGACCCCCGTCCCCTGGCGCAACACCACCCACGACTGGGCCGGCACCGTGGACCACGCCCATCTCGCGGAGGTCCGGAGCGATCCGGCCGTGTTCGCGCCCGGCGGCTCGGGCCATCTGATCCTGGAGGTGATCGCCTACGCGGCGGACGAGGCGGAGGACCGGGGAAGCGGGCGCTGCACGGTCACCCTCCACCCGGACGGCTCGGTCTCCGTCGCGGACGACGGGCGGGGGACGGACACCCGGCTCGACGCGCGGGGCCGCCCGGTGAAGAAGCCGGTCATGGCCACGAAGGACCTCCGGTTCTTCGACCGTCCCGGCGCGCAGACGCTCCCCGACGGGCACCCGCGACGCGGTATGTCGGTCGTGGCGGCGCTCAGCGAGTGGCTCGTCCACACCAACCGGCGGGCGGACGGCGCCTGGACGCAGCGCTACGAACGTGGGGTCCCGGTGACGGACCTGACAGCGGTCACCGACCGTGGCACCACCGGCTCAACAGGCTCCACGGGCACCACCGTCCGCTTCCGCCCCTGCGCGGAGCTGCGCACCGCCTCCCTCTCCCCCGAAGCGTTCGAGCGCCCCTGGCCCCGGCTCACCGTCGAGGTGCGCGACCTCCGGACCGGCTGA
- the add gene encoding adenosine deaminase, whose amino-acid sequence MTETVTVDPFVAGLPKCELHLHIEGTLEPGLKFALARRNGVELPYADEAALREAYDFDDLPGFLAVYYEGMSVLRTEADFYDLAAAYAAKAHAQNVRYAEIFFDPQAHTARGVAFDTVIRGLTRALDDAERATGFRGRLVMCFLRDFQAEFAMATLVQALPYKEWIIGVGLDSDEAGNPPVKFREVFARARAEGFRLTMHCDVDQQNSTEHIRQVLDEIGVDRIDHGVNALEDPALVARIVERGIGLTVCPISNSHVTDGLKAAEIRALLDQGVKVTVNSDDPAYFPGYVSENLAALRGPAALSDEELVLLQRNAIGISWAAPSVRESFLAELDAYQG is encoded by the coding sequence ATGACCGAGACCGTCACCGTGGACCCCTTCGTCGCGGGTCTGCCCAAGTGCGAACTGCACCTGCACATCGAGGGCACCCTGGAGCCCGGACTGAAGTTCGCGCTCGCCCGCCGCAACGGCGTCGAGCTGCCGTACGCCGACGAGGCCGCGCTCCGCGAGGCGTACGACTTCGACGACCTGCCCGGCTTCCTCGCCGTCTACTACGAGGGCATGTCCGTGCTCCGTACCGAGGCGGACTTCTACGACCTCGCCGCCGCCTACGCGGCCAAGGCGCACGCGCAGAACGTCCGTTACGCGGAGATCTTCTTCGACCCGCAGGCCCACACCGCGCGCGGTGTCGCCTTCGACACCGTCATCCGGGGCCTGACCCGCGCACTGGACGACGCCGAGCGGGCGACGGGCTTCCGGGGCCGTCTGGTGATGTGCTTCCTGCGGGACTTCCAGGCCGAGTTCGCCATGGCGACGCTCGTCCAGGCCCTGCCGTACAAGGAGTGGATCATCGGCGTCGGCCTGGACTCCGACGAGGCCGGCAACCCGCCGGTGAAGTTCCGCGAGGTCTTCGCCCGGGCACGCGCCGAGGGCTTCCGGCTGACGATGCACTGCGACGTCGACCAGCAGAACTCCACGGAGCACATCCGCCAGGTGCTCGACGAGATCGGGGTCGACCGCATCGACCACGGCGTCAACGCCCTGGAGGACCCGGCGCTGGTGGCCCGCATCGTCGAGCGCGGCATCGGCCTCACCGTCTGCCCGATCTCCAACTCCCATGTCACGGACGGCCTGAAGGCCGCCGAGATCCGCGCGCTCCTCGACCAGGGCGTCAAGGTCACGGTCAACTCCGACGACCCGGCGTACTTCCCGGGTTACGTCTCCGAGAACCTCGCGGCGCTGCGCGGCCCCGCCGCCCTCTCGGACGAGGAGCTGGTCCTCCTCCAGCGGAACGCCATCGGGATCTCGTGGGCGGCGCCCTCGGTCCGGGAGAGCTTCCTCGCCGAACTGGACGCGTACCAGGGCTGA
- a CDS encoding adenine deaminase C-terminal domain-containing protein — protein MNHPSLRSLIDASEGVVKADRIIKGGQLVNVHTGEIYPADVAITGERVAATGDVSAYEGPDTEIVDATGKYLTPGLIDGHLHLECSKLSVTMFADAAVRFGTTSVISGLDQFLVVAGLEGVREALREADASPMKIFWGAPFKTPYTLPETTVGFSFGPEEHEETQGWAECFGVWETVAEFVLNRDEKVLRALELAHRNRLPIFGCAPMAAQTTINALSAAGVRLDHESYTAEEALQKLRAGMSLLIRESSVAHFMNENVRTVTEFGAQSRHVGFCTDDMHVADIIREGHLDKLVRMAIKAGVRPVEAIQMATLNCAEMYRIDHLVGSITPGRFADVLIVDSPESFQVERVFARGELVAENGRTLRAPQPPVRTPALSPAFRVAPLAPEGVGIAAEGDEARVLVVEMDRTVPFVRKGVEMTLPVVDGTVRADLAQDALYVTVSERYGKNDGATVTAMINGFGLRSGAIASSAAPDDNNIVCVGADRADMALAVNHLSEHGGGQVVVDGGVIKEFLPLPVAGIVADLTPEEMADAEDRLEAASRALGCELPSAFGYLIFLEITAIPEYAVTDLGVVSYHTQDVVDILLPAAN, from the coding sequence ATGAACCACCCCAGCCTCCGCAGCCTCATCGACGCCTCCGAAGGGGTCGTCAAGGCCGACCGGATCATCAAGGGCGGGCAGCTCGTCAACGTCCACACCGGCGAGATCTACCCGGCCGACGTCGCGATCACCGGCGAGCGCGTGGCCGCCACCGGCGACGTCAGCGCGTACGAGGGGCCCGACACGGAGATCGTCGACGCCACCGGCAAGTACCTCACCCCGGGGCTCATCGACGGCCACCTCCACCTGGAGTGCTCCAAGCTCTCGGTGACGATGTTCGCGGACGCGGCTGTCCGCTTCGGCACCACCTCGGTGATCTCCGGTCTCGACCAGTTCCTCGTCGTCGCCGGTCTCGAAGGGGTGCGCGAGGCACTGCGGGAGGCCGACGCGAGCCCGATGAAGATCTTCTGGGGCGCGCCGTTCAAGACCCCGTACACCCTGCCCGAGACCACGGTCGGGTTCTCCTTCGGGCCCGAGGAGCACGAGGAGACGCAGGGCTGGGCCGAGTGCTTCGGCGTGTGGGAGACAGTCGCGGAGTTCGTCCTCAACCGTGACGAGAAGGTGCTGCGCGCCCTCGAACTCGCCCACCGCAACCGGCTGCCGATCTTCGGCTGCGCCCCGATGGCCGCGCAGACCACCATCAACGCGCTGTCGGCGGCGGGCGTCCGCCTCGACCACGAGAGCTACACCGCCGAGGAGGCCCTCCAGAAGCTGCGGGCCGGCATGTCGCTGCTCATCCGCGAGTCCTCGGTCGCGCACTTCATGAACGAGAACGTGCGCACCGTCACCGAGTTCGGCGCCCAGTCCCGGCACGTCGGGTTCTGCACCGACGACATGCACGTCGCCGACATCATCCGCGAGGGCCACCTCGACAAGCTGGTCCGGATGGCGATCAAGGCCGGTGTCCGCCCGGTCGAGGCGATCCAGATGGCCACGCTGAACTGCGCCGAGATGTACCGCATCGACCACCTCGTCGGCTCGATCACGCCCGGCCGCTTCGCGGACGTCCTGATCGTCGACTCCCCCGAGTCCTTCCAGGTGGAGCGGGTGTTCGCGCGCGGTGAGCTGGTCGCGGAGAACGGCCGCACCCTGCGCGCCCCGCAGCCGCCCGTACGCACCCCGGCGCTCTCCCCCGCCTTCCGGGTGGCCCCGCTCGCGCCGGAGGGCGTCGGCATCGCCGCCGAGGGCGACGAGGCCCGGGTGCTGGTCGTGGAGATGGACCGCACCGTCCCGTTCGTCCGCAAGGGCGTCGAGATGACGCTGCCGGTGGTCGACGGCACGGTCCGCGCCGACCTCGCGCAGGACGCGCTGTACGTCACGGTCTCCGAGCGGTACGGCAAGAACGACGGCGCCACCGTCACCGCGATGATCAACGGGTTCGGGCTGCGGTCGGGCGCCATCGCCTCCTCGGCCGCCCCCGACGACAACAACATCGTCTGCGTCGGCGCGGACCGGGCCGACATGGCCCTGGCGGTGAACCACCTCTCCGAGCACGGCGGCGGCCAGGTCGTCGTGGACGGCGGTGTGATCAAGGAGTTCCTGCCGCTGCCGGTGGCCGGGATCGTCGCCGATCTCACCCCGGAGGAGATGGCCGACGCTGAGGACCGCCTGGAGGCGGCGTCCCGCGCGCTCGGCTGCGAACTCCCCTCGGCGTTCGGCTACTTGATCTTCCTGGAGATCACCGCGATCCCCGAGTACGCCGTCACCGACCTGGGTGTCGTCAGCTACCACACCCAGGACGTCGTCGACATCCTGCTTCCCGCCGCCAACTGA
- a CDS encoding purine-cytosine permease family protein codes for MAEATATAPPGSTDHADHAADRTPPSSQTSVFTVEQRGIDAVPAAERQGGPGRLFGLWAGTNTTVFTVVYGALVVSFGLSFWYAVALIVVGNILGFTVTGLTSLQGPRTGTSTHSVSRASFGPNGGRLPALLSWVMLVGFEAGGMVLIVLAGLALLDQAGVSTGTPLKLVTIAVAAGLQMLLPLSGYHLIMKVQKYFAWIFAAMFVVMAFLVFPKADFATHGAAPSVVTISLVLAMVTASGGLSWADMGSDYSRYLPADAAPRKVFSCAALGGMVPNIALQILGAAVATATTNAADPISGLPEVLPGWFVTPYLLLAIVSLLAVNTTDMYSSGLNLLAVGLPVKRWMVVFIDLTLCTAITLWAVFSSDFYTLLSNFLSLIVLWLGPWAAVYLTDWALRRGRYHVPSLFPRETGSKGVYWHKGGVRPAGLIAVLLGFGAAVLWVDSTVFVGPLSDAAGGLDLSVFAGALVAGAVYWLLARRTVRAEAELVLDA; via the coding sequence ATGGCCGAGGCCACCGCCACCGCCCCGCCCGGATCCACCGACCACGCCGACCACGCTGCCGACCGGACACCCCCGTCGTCCCAGACGTCCGTCTTCACGGTCGAGCAGCGGGGCATCGACGCCGTCCCCGCCGCCGAACGCCAGGGCGGCCCCGGCCGCCTCTTCGGGCTGTGGGCCGGTACGAACACCACCGTCTTCACCGTCGTCTACGGGGCGCTGGTCGTCTCCTTCGGCCTGTCGTTCTGGTACGCCGTCGCGCTGATCGTGGTCGGCAACATCCTGGGCTTCACCGTCACCGGCCTGACCAGCCTCCAGGGCCCGCGCACCGGTACCTCCACGCACTCCGTCTCCCGGGCCTCCTTCGGGCCGAACGGCGGACGGCTGCCCGCGCTGCTGAGCTGGGTGATGCTGGTCGGCTTCGAGGCGGGCGGCATGGTCCTCATCGTGCTCGCCGGGCTCGCGCTCCTCGACCAGGCGGGCGTCTCCACGGGCACCCCGCTGAAGCTGGTGACCATCGCGGTCGCGGCCGGGCTCCAGATGCTCCTGCCGCTCTCGGGCTACCACCTGATCATGAAGGTGCAGAAGTACTTCGCCTGGATCTTCGCCGCGATGTTCGTCGTCATGGCGTTCCTCGTCTTCCCGAAGGCGGACTTCGCCACGCACGGCGCCGCCCCCTCGGTGGTGACGATCTCCCTGGTCCTGGCCATGGTCACCGCCTCGGGCGGGCTGTCCTGGGCGGACATGGGCAGCGACTACTCGCGCTACCTCCCGGCCGACGCCGCGCCTCGCAAGGTGTTCTCCTGCGCCGCGCTGGGCGGCATGGTGCCCAACATCGCGCTGCAGATCCTCGGCGCCGCCGTGGCCACCGCGACCACCAACGCCGCCGACCCGATCTCGGGGCTCCCGGAGGTCCTGCCCGGCTGGTTCGTCACTCCGTACCTGCTGCTCGCGATCGTGTCGCTGCTCGCGGTGAACACCACCGACATGTACTCCTCCGGCCTGAACCTGCTGGCCGTCGGCCTCCCGGTGAAGCGGTGGATGGTCGTCTTCATCGACCTGACCCTGTGCACCGCGATCACCCTGTGGGCCGTGTTCTCCTCGGACTTCTACACCCTGCTGTCCAACTTCCTCAGCCTGATCGTGCTCTGGCTCGGCCCGTGGGCCGCCGTCTACCTCACCGACTGGGCGCTGCGCCGCGGCCGCTACCACGTGCCCTCGCTCTTCCCCCGGGAGACCGGGAGCAAGGGCGTCTACTGGCACAAGGGCGGGGTCCGCCCGGCCGGCCTGATCGCGGTGCTCCTCGGCTTCGGGGCGGCGGTGCTCTGGGTCGACTCCACGGTGTTCGTCGGCCCGCTCTCCGACGCGGCCGGCGGCCTGGACCTGTCGGTCTTCGCCGGCGCCCTCGTCGCGGGCGCCGTCTACTGGCTGCTCGCCCGCCGCACCGTACGCGCCGAGGCCGAGCTCGTCCTGGACGCCTGA